From the Penicillium oxalicum strain HP7-1 chromosome V, whole genome shotgun sequence genome, one window contains:
- a CDS encoding Sulfate permease 2 has translation MSDEGSANKLGRLLAKGLGIKVAYRDPLGASADPVTRGESTFSVGTVDTYSYNEPEPTTLEWLHEITPTGQQVLHYIISLFPFLQWIGRYNVQWLLGDLVAGITVGAVVVPQGMAYAKLAALPVEFGLYSSFMGVLLYWFFATSKDITIGPVAVMSTLTGTIVLDVAEKFPDVPAHEVASTLAVILGGIVCFLGLVRLGFIVDFIPLPAISAFMTGSAINICVGQVTTLLGQTTKVNTRGATYRTVIDTLKALPSSSLDAAMGITACAMLYIIRSACTYAAKKQPHRAKTWFFISTLRTVFVILFYTMISAAVNLHRKDHPAFGLLGHVPRGFQHAAVPKMNADVIGAFAGQLPAAVIVLLIEHIAISKSFGRVNNYTINPSQEFVAIGVSNLLGPFLGAYPATGSFSRTAIKSKAGVRTPLAGVITAVVVLLAIYALPALFFYIPRASLAGVIIHAVGDLITPPNTVYQFWRVAPLDVIIFFIGVIVTIFTSIEIGIYCTMVVSLAVLLFRLAKAQGQFLGKVKVHSVVGDHLLDGDGKYGSLGANRTSSNDEDHAHRSIFLPVNHADGSNPDIEIEQPHPGIFIYRFSEGFNYPNANHYTDYLVQTIFQHTRRTNPAAFRKPGDRPWNDPGPRRGQEEESQDSRPLLQAVILDFSSVNNVDVTSIQNLIDVRNQLDLYASPRSVQWHFAHINNRWTKRALSAAGFGFPTPTSSNGFHRWKPIFSVAEIEGSSSAAAHAEMMNNQRELQYPKDVESGQKEQLATEIERHGIETSSTEEGSATTHSIHEDKLSRDLTTSKAYNNTRRKVAIVQGMNRPFFHIDLTSALQSAVANSSNEIPHV, from the exons ATGTCAGACGAGGGCTCGGCCAACAAATTGGGCCGACTCCTGGCCAAGGGTCTGGGAATCAAAGTCGCCTATCGGGATCCCTTAGGGGCTTCAGCAGATCCCGTCACTCGTGGCGAGTCGACGTTCTCTGTCGGCACCGTCGATACCTATTCATATAATGAACCCGAGCCCACGACTCTTGAATGGCTTCATGAAATCACTCCCACCGGGCAGCAGGTGCTGCATTATATCATCAGCTTGTTTCCCTTCTTACAATGGATCGGCCGGTACAATGTGCAGTGGTTGCTCGGCGATCTAGTTGCTG GAATCACGGTCGGTGCTGTTGTGGTCCCCCAAGGAATGGCATACGCCAAACTGGCGGCGTTACCCGTCGAGTTTGGTCTGTACTCATCCTTCATGGGGGTTCTGCTCTACTGGTTCTTTGCCACTTCCAAGGATATCACCATCGGA CCGGTTGCCGTCATGTCCACTCTGACGGGTACAATTGTCCTTGATGTGGCGGAAAAATTCCCCGACGTTCCCGCTCATGAGGTGGCATCGACGCTGGCAGTGATCTTGGGTGGGATCGTGTGCTTCCTGGGTCTCGTCAGACTCGGATTCATTGTCGATTTCATCCCTCTGCCCGCCATCTCTGCCTTCATGACTGGCTCTGCCATTAACATTTGTGTGGGTCAGGTCACCACCTTGCTGGGTCAAACCACCAAAGTCAACACCCGTGGTGCCACTTACCGAACGGTCATCGATACCCTCAAGGCACTTCCCAGCTCCTCGCTGGATGCTGCCATGGGAATCACGGCCTGTGCCATGCTGTACATTATCCGATCTGCGTGCACATACGCGGCGAAGAAGCAGCCCCATCGCGCAAAGACTTGGTTCTTCATCTCTACTCTGCGTACGGTATTTGTGATTTTGTTCTACACCATGATCAGTGCGGCGGTGAACCTCCACCGCAAGGACCACCCCGCCTTTGGTCTTTTGGGCCATGTACCTCGAGGATTCCAACACGCGGCCGTGCCGAAGATGAATGCGGACGTCATCGGAGCTTTTGCCGGACAGCTTCCCGCCGCGGTGATCGTGCTTCTGATCGAGCACATTGCCATCTCCAAGTCCTTTGGCCGCGTGAACAACTACACCATCAACCCTTCCCAAGAATTCGTGGCGATCGGTGTCAGTAACTTGCTCGGCCCCTTCCTGGGTGCCTACCCCGCGACCGGATCCTTCTCGCGCACGGCGATCAAGTCCAAGGCCGGTGTTAGGACCCCGCTGGCCGGCGTGATCACCGCCGTGGTGGTTCTTCTCGCCATCTACGCCCTCCCGGCCCTCTTCTTCTACATCCCTCGTGCTTCCCTCGCCGGGGTCATCATCCACGCCGTGGGTGATCTGATCACTCCCCCCAACACGGTCTACCAGTTCTGGCGCGTCGCCCCGCTGGAtgtcatcatcttcttcattggAGTCATTGTCACCATCTTCACCTCGATCGAGATTGGTATCTATTGCACCATGGTCGTATCCTTGGCGGTGCTACTGTTTCGCTTGGCCAAAGCCCAGGGTCAGTTCCTGGGCAAGGTCAAGGTTCATTCCGTCGTGGGCGATCATCTTCTCGACGGAGACGGCAAGTATGGCTCCCTCGGTGCCAACCGTACCTCGTCCAATGATGAGGACCACGCTCATCGATCGATCTTCCTGCCTGTCAACCACGCCGACGGGTCCAACCCGGATATTGAGATCGAGCAGCCTCACCCCGGCATCTTCATCTATCGATTCTCCGAGGGCTTCAATTACCCGAATGCCAACCACTACACCGACTACTTGGTGCAGACGATCTTCCAGCACACTCGTCGCACGAACCCTGCCGCGTTCCGTAAACCCGGCGACCGTCCATGGAATGACCCCGGTCCCCGACGCGgccaggaagaggaaagccAAGATTCGCGCCCACTCCTGCAGGCTGTGATCCTGGACTTTTCATCGGTCAACAATGTGGACGTGACCTCCATTCAGAATCTGATTGACGTGCGAAACCAGCTCGACCTGTACGCCTCTCCCCGCAGCGTGCAGTGGCATTTTGCTCACATCAACAATCGCTGGACGAAACGCGCACTCTCCGCTGCCGGGTTTGGCTTCCCCACGCCAACTTCCAGCAACGGGTTCCACCGGTGGAAACCCATCTTCAGCGTGGCTGAGATCGAGGGAAGCTCATCGGCGGCCGCCCAcgcggagatgatgaataACCAGCGTGAATTGCAGTACCCCAAGGACGTCGAGTCTGGTCAAAAGGAGCAGTTAGCCACGGAGATTGAGAGGCACGGCATCGAGACCTCATCGACCGAAGAAGGCTCCGCCACCACTCATTCGATTCACGAGGATAAGTTGTCACGCGACTTGACGACGAGCAAAGCGTACAACAACACCCGCCGCAAGGTCGCTATCGTGCAGGGCATGAACAGGCCTTTCTTCCACATTGACCTGACGAGCGCTCTTCAAAGTGCGGTAGCCAACTCATCCAACGAGATCCCGCATGTCTGA